GGAAGGCCAGTTCATTTCTACTCACTGCCCTTGTGATCAAAGCAACAACACTTGTAATCATGGTGACAACACAAGGTGATCTTGTCTTGAGATTGCCAGGTGGCCCGGGGCTGGTCTGTGACACCATATTCCACGCCATTACTAAAGTCAATCCATTGCTCCACAGCGAGGTGGTATGGTCACCTCTTGCCTCTGTGTCTGTAAAGAGATAGTGGCATATTCTAGTTGTAATttgagggaaatttttcacatttgattagcatacatacatatgtgtgtaaAAGAAAGAGATGTATTTTATTCTGTCACAAGTGGCTCAACAGTGCTATATACATGGAGAGGTTTTGTAATTTGTTTAGCCATTGTTCGGGAAGTTTCTATTCCCTAGGTTTCCTGCAACAGAGGTGCTTGGCAGGATCTTTTGATTTTCATCAGGAACATTTGTCGTCTAGGCAGGACCTTAATGCTGGCTTGTGTAGTGATCACCAGGTGAGGAGGGCTGGTTCATTTCTACTCGCTACCCTTGTGATGAAAGCAAGAACACTTGTAACCAAAGCAAGAACACGACATTGGCTTGTCTTGAGGTCACCAGCTAGTGTGGTGGATGCACTCACCACCATCTCCCcaccagccaaaccagcagcagtttggtacaGACTGCAAAGGAtgtaaaggcctgagctgccTTCAGGCCAAGGGCTCCTGTTAGGAAACCCAAAAGGAAGAGGAACAGCACACTGAACACTGATAAGCTGTGGGAACTGCCAGTTTGAAAACACCCGGATTGCACAATGTCTTAGCTGGAGGTACCacctgcagctctggcagcaaTAAAAAGGCAAGGGAGCAGACACATCAGCAGAGTTGTATGAGGAGCACATCCTTATGTACTCCAGCTGCCTGGGCGCTGCAGAGATGGTGCAAGTGACTCCCTTCCTCCTGGTGCTCAGCCTGGCTCCTGTCTTCTCTGCACGAGAGGTAAGGCAGGGCTGGGATGCATGGTGCAGGGTGGGCAGGGGGCTGTGACTCCTGGGAGTGCCTGCTCCTGTTGCCCTGTCCGTGGCCGGGCCATGCTGTGGCACCAGTATTGGGTCCCCTCTGTTCCAGTGTGTGCTGACTGGTGAGTGGGTCAATGACCTGGGCTCCAACATGACCATCGGGCCTGTGAATACAGAAGGCAAATTTGATGGCTCCTACCTCACGGCTGTGAAAAAAGCCCCAGGCAAGATCCATATTTCGCCACTGGCAGGGTACCAGCATGCAACGAACATATGGAGGCAGCCAACGTTTGGCTTCACCGTCAACTGGAACTTTACAGGtgcttctccttccccagcctccCTGCAGTATCCACAGAGCTCCCTTACACTCCCTGTTATGTTCCCAAATGgtcccttgccttccctgtaACATTGCCAATGGTCTTTTGTATTCCCTGTGATGTCTGCCATGGTCCCATGCCCTACTTGTagtgtccccagagctcccCTGCCCTCTCTGCAATGTCTCCACCATTCCTCTGCCCTCCCTATGATGTTCCAAATCTTCCCCTGCCCTTTTTGTGGTGTCCCCAGAACGCCACTGCCCTTCCTGTGATATCCCCAGAGCTCCTCTGCCCTTCCTGTGGTGCTTTGAGAGCTCTCCTACCTTTCTTCTGGTGTCTCCAAAGATCCCATGACCTTCCTGTGGTTTCCCCAGAGCTCCCCTGCCCTCCCTATCATGTCTTCACTTGTCCTCTGTCCTTCCTGTGCTGTTCCAAATGTTCTCTGGCCCATCCACTGATGTGTCCACTGCTCTCCAGCCCTCTCATGTAGTGTCCTTCACGTTAATCTGCCCTTCCCTGTGATGTCCCTGACAGTCCTCCATCTTTGACCCCGGAGCTCCTTAGCTGGTGTCACCTTCCAGTCCCAGGGCACATAGGATGTGCTGGAGGCTGCAGTCTACTGCTGTCTGCCCATCTCTGTGTAGGACCCCCAGCCCTCTGACCCCTCCTTCTTGCTTTCCCAATCACTGCTATACCCAGAGGGCAGAGACAGCCTGGGTTTGCTGTCCCCTGCACTGGGACACAGCTCAGCACTTGTCTGCAGACCCTCCCATAAATTCCATCACCGTCTTCACGGGTCAATGTTTTGTCGACGATGGGGGGAAGGAGACTTTGAAGACCATGTGGCTCCTGCGGTCAGCTGCGGACAACATCAAAGATGACTGGAAAGCCACCATGTGAGCCTTCTTTCCCTGCCACATGCAGGTCCCCTGCACATCCCTAGGTTTGGGCTCTCCCACACTGTGATGCTGAGTGCTCAGTAGAGCTGCTGCCAGTGTGAGGGTGACCAAGGATGGGGTACTTGTGCATGGCCTTTCAGAGGTCCCGCAAAAGTACAAATGCTGCTGGGAAGTGGGATAGGACTGAGTGGATATTCAGAACTGGGGTGGAGCATGTAGCCCCTGCAAATGTGCATTTCCCACCCTtacatctcctccctctgtgtcTCCACAGGGTTGGCACCAACACCTTCACCCGTCGGTACCTACAGGAGCAGGGTGGCATTGTGGGAGATTCCAAGGCTCGCAGAAGCACCTGCGATGCTCAATGCATCAGCTGCCACCCCACCTGCTTCTAATATGGAGACCCCCTCTCCTATCCCACCACCTGCTTCCAATAATAAAGTTTTCCTGCAAACAACCATCTGGCTTCTCATGTCGTGGCTCAGTGCCCAtgttctcctctccctccatgGCATCCCATGGGTTTTCCTGTCACTGTCCCTAGGGGACAGTGTGTGTTCCCTGCTGTGACCCCCTCATGGTCCAAGGTCCTCCATCACAACCCCCCACCACCTCACTGTGCTCTGTTAGGAATCCCGCCTTGCCCAGGGAACAGGACCCCACTCAGTCTGGCATGGGAATTAGTGGCCCATGTCCCATCAAGCTGGCCCTTGGCAGGAGGCCTGACATGGGCAGTTGCTGCCCGGCTGCAGCCCAGTCCACTACACAAGATGCTGAGAGGATGTGGGGCAGCAGTGCATGCAGAGCTCAGGCACCATGCACAGCTACCACTGCTGCCACCACCATGGGGAGCCTCTACTGCTGCCTCCTGCTTGCCCTGGCCCTGCTTGCCCGCACACCACAGCTGCTGAGAAAGTAACAGCAGTCTGGGGCCAGTGCCTGGCTGGAGGCTGCCTGCTCCTGCTatgctgtgccatgctgtgATGTGCTATCCCCAGGGTGCAGTGTGAGCCGATGAGGAGCTGCACACCCTGGCTGTGCCATAGCATTCCCGGGATGCAGCATGAACAGCTGAAAGGCTGCTCGCTGTTGGTGTGCTGTTCTGTGCTGTCTGgtgccatgctgtgccatgTGGTGCCACACTGTGCAATGCTTTGCTCTGCCTACTGTGCTTCGCCACAGTGTGTTttgccatgctgtgctgtgctgttccATTATATTCCATGCTGTGTCATGATGTGCCCTACCatgctgtgctgagctgagctgtgctgttcCGTGCCATGCCAAGGCATGATGTGCcactccaggttccagtgtgCATGACCACAGGGATACCAGTTCTGGCTGTGCTGTCCTCAGAGATAGTGCTGGTCACCTACACCTGATATGGTGAGCGCCCAGCACCGCCATCAATGCCCTGCCCTCCTCTAACCTGCCAGGGGAGAGAGAGGTGTTGGTCCAGCCAGTTCCCATGCCACCAGTCCCAGTTGCCATGCAGAGGGGACATTCCAGACCCCAGACACGCGGGAGTACacatcccagtgtccccacaggctgcagcagggatgtattagaagggggatggttagtaggtcgGGAGAGGttgtcctccccctctactcgcactggtgagaccgcatctggaatattgtttccagtgctgggctcctccgttcaagaaggacagggaactgtttgagagagtccagcgtagagccatgaagatgattaagggagttgAGCATTcttcccttatgaggaaaggctgagggagctgggtctctttagcttggaggagactgaggggtgacctcattaatgtttagaaatatataaagggtgagtgtcaggaggacggagccaggctcttctcagtgacaaccaatgataggacaaggggcaatgggtacaaactggaacacaggaggttccacttaaatatgaggagaaacctgttcatggtgagggtgccagaacactgcaacaggctgcccaggggggttgtagagtctcgtctggagacattcagacccGCCttgacacattcctgtgtaacctcatctgggtgttcctgcttcggtagagggattggactggatcatcttttgaggtcccttccagtccctgacgttctgtgattctgtgctggCTTGGCACTGCTCAAGGCACTGGCAGAAGCTCCAGTCCCCAGTATGACCTGCAGGACCTGTGGGGGAATGATATGGGCTCCAATATGACTCTCTCAGCCCTGGATGCAGCAAGGATCTTCTCAGGCTCCTACCACACCACCATGATCTCCACCAACAAGCCAGTCCTGGTGTCGCCCCTGCAAGgaccccagcagcaccccagtGACAAGGACCAGCCCACTTTTGGCTTCACTGTGCGGTGGTAGTTCACAGCTACGGCGGtacccagcacagctgccagtGATCTGTGGGTTTGTATGAGGATGTTGGGTGGGGAGGAGCAGGGTCAGGCCATGTGCTGCAGCTGATCCTGGGATGCCTTGGGGTTACAGCTCCTTGGCACCTCTATGCACCCTGGGCATGGCAGTGGAGTAGCAAATGGGTGGCAGAAGGGACAACAGCCCCCAAGAGGGATTCTTCCTAGCTAAGCATCCATCCTCGTGGTCCCTGACCTGCAGGAACCAGGGACTCCTGTGAGGTGCCGGGGAAGCCTTGTCGCACACAGAATTTTTCACAGTTTTGATTTAGCGCAATTTAGGATTTATTCACATTTTGTGGTAGATTACAAGGGTAGGTGGTATAGTTACTAATAGCACTTAATCATCAGTCAAATTACCAGAGTGATATAGTTGCAATATGTTACAATGTATCAAAAATAGGCACTTATTTGCAGATTCATAAATGGCAAAGTTCATGCTAAATTTACAGCATGTTTATTTAACTGAAagacacatatacacacaaaagaGGGTAAACTGAAACATAGAAACAAACAGACAGACAGGCAAAACAATTCTAAAATCAGATTACCCACACAGTCTCTCACACATACACATGTTAACCTATTATTAAAATTTCCCTTTTGTGAGTTTTATAAATTACTCATTTTCACATGCTGATATTCATCAAGAGACAATCATCAACTGAGGAAAATTAGGCCTTTGAATCTTTGTGAAATGGTCAGTTGGCTTTCATTGAATCTACACAACATTGCCAATAGGCAGTTGTTGAGTCCTTGAGAAATCGGCCCTGAGAGGCATCCCAGTCAGCAGAAGACACTGAATCACACCCTGCTGTGATGCAGGAGAGCTCCAAAGTCTTGCTTTAGGATTTATAGGGTCGCAAGATGATTAACTTTGGTCATGATAAGGACCAGGTTGTGCAGATAGCTGAGACTATTTGGAATCTAGTGACAAAAACCTGAATTAGATATTCCACCGTCCAAATGTCAAGATCCTAGGTAGGAAATTATATTCCTAAGGGCTTGGTGGATTGTGGGATCTCTTGCAGCACCCAACGACTCCCTATTGGGCATTGAGGAGAGGCAGACCCTGAACAGCAAAGCTGACTTGCAACAACTGTACGTTGGGCTACTGGAGAAAACACATTCCAGGATTTTTGGTGATTGCCTGCCCGCTGTATAACCTCCTTTAGAAGAGCAGGCAATGGGATTGGACCTTGCAGCATAGAGAGGCCCTTACCCTTATGAACGATGAACTTAAAATCTGTTGGGTGCTGGGTCTGCTGCACCCACAACTTCAATTCAAGTTGGAATGGGGCTTCTCAGAGCATGCTTCCTATTGTGGCATATTCCAAAAGAGACCACAAGGTCCAGCCACACCCTTCTTGTTTTACCAGTGTGAGTGTTGTGTGAGTGGTTTGGTGTTGTACCCACCCCTGGGAGCATTCAAAGTGACAATGGAAACCAATTCATAGCCACAGTGGTTCAAGGCTGGGCTTGAGAAGAGTGTTCCATACACTGTATCACCCCCAAGCCAACGCGATGGTTGAGCAGACTAATGGTAAGATAAAAAGGGATACTGATATCTCATGACCCAATTGGGACACAGGGCTGCCTGGACCTGTTCTGGGTCTACTAATCTATGTCCTACTTTTAATATAAATTCTAggtattttgctttctgctgaGATAGCTGAAGCTTAGAAATAGATGCACGGTGATCTTTTTCTGCTAAAGCAGCACACAAGCAAATAGTATCTTTCAAGGAATCCTCATATGTCTGACTGGCAAGTAACAAATCATTTACATATTGTAAAACTACAGTAGCTCCAGGtaataaaatatctttcaaattttctccttgctaCCCTGGGATATGATCTTTAAAATTGTTGTGGATGGCAGAAGTGGCTTGATCCACAAACGCTGTTGCTGCCAATTAATTATTAGAATTCTGGAGAATCATTCCTCTGCATATCACCAATACATCAACAAAGCCTGTCACAATCTTCCCCAGTAGTCACTGAGGTGTTCCTCTGGCTTCTGTATCCATTCTTGTACTTTAGTTCAATTTCATCTTATCTCCTCACAAGCTCTAattgtatttttcagattttagcaattacacagaatcacagaatcacagaatcacagaatcacagaatcacagaatcacagaatcacagaatcacagaatcacagaatcgactgggttggaagagacctcagagatcatcgagtccaacccttggtccaactctagtccgtttactagatcatggcactaagtgccatgtccaatctcagtttaaaaacctctagggacggcgagtccactacctccctgggcaggccattccaatgcctgatcactctctctgtaaagaatttctttctaatatccagcctaaatttcccctggtagagtttaagcccatgcccccttgtcctattgctaactgcctgggagaagagaccaatccccacctggctataacttcccttcaggtagttatagagagtgatgaggtcacctctaagcctcctcttctctagactaaacaaccccagctccctcagcctcacctcataggtcttatgttcaagtcccttcaccagtcgtgttgctcttctctggacccgctccagcacttcaatgtctttcctgaactgaggggcccagaactgaacacaatactccaggtgtggactcaccaatgcagagtacaggggaaggatcacttcccttgtcctgctgaccacgctatttttgatacaggacaggataccattggccttcttggccacctgggcacactgttggctcatgttgagcttcctgtcaattagcacccccaggtccctttctgtctgactgctctccagccactctgcgcccagcctgtagcactgcagggggttgttgtgaccaaagtgcagcacccggcatttggccttattgaacttcatcccattggaatcagcccatttttccagtctatccagatccctctgcagagccctcctgccttccagcaggtcgacacttcctcccagcttggtgtcatcagcaaatttgctgatgatggtctcaatcccctcatctaaatcgtcaataaagatgttaaacaggactggacccaacactgacccctggggaacaccactagtgactggccgccagctggatgcagccccattcaccagcactctctgggcccggccctcaagccagttcttaacccagcatagagtacacttgtccaagccatgggctaccagcttttgcaagagtatgttatgggagacagtgtcaaaggccttgctaaagtccagatagaccacatccacggctttcccctcatccaccaggtgagtcacctgatcataaaaggagatcaggttggtcagacaggacctgcccctcctaaacccatgctggctgggtctgatcccttgtccatcctgaaggtgctgtgtgattccattcaggatgatctgctccataaccctgccaggcaccgaggtcaggctgataggcctgtagttgccagggtcagctctgcagccctttttgtgaactggggtaacgttggccaatttccaatcatatgggacctccccagtgagccaggactgttggaagatgatggagagcggcttggcaagttcttgtgctagctccctcatcaccctacgatggatcccatctggtcccatagacttgtgaggatccagatggctcagtaaatcaccaactatttcctcctggaatacaaggggcctatttggctttctatctctgccaaccacctccagagatgagttgtcctgagggccacctgtattactggtaaaaactgaggcaaagtaggtattaagtacctcagctttctcctcatctttgttaactatatttccttcagagtccaacagagaatggaggttttccttgcccctccttttgttattaacatatttgaagaaggactttttattatccctgacagaattggccaagttaacttcaaattgcacttttgtttccctgatcttttttctgcatgatctagctatttccataaattcttcataagtagccagcccttttttccacagtcggtaaagtctctttttatttctgatttcattcaaaatctcgctgtttagccaagctggttgtcttccccgccggctagcctttcggcacactggtatagcctgttcctgtgcactcaaaaccacctgcttgaagcatgtccaaccctcctgggcccccttgtttttaagcattgtttcccagggtatgctctgaactagacttctgaataggcaaaaatctgccctccggaagtccagcgtagaggttttgttaatggttctccctgcatctctgagtattgaaaattctattatttcatggtcgctatgccccaggcggcctccaaccactacatctcccaccagcccttctctgtttgtaaacagtaggtctagcagggtcttgcccctggtgggctcatttaccagctgatgaaggaaattgtcctctatacactctaggaacttcctagactgcctcttctgtgcagtattgagctcccagcagatatccggcaggttaaagtcacccacaagaacaagggccgtcgattttgagacatctgccagctgcttgtagaataattcatctccttcatcgtcctggttgggtggtctgtaacagacacccacgaggatgtcagccttgttggacttccccctgattctggtccacaggcactcaaccttgtcactgctgacctcaagtttaacagagtcgagtgactctctaacatataaagccacccctccacctctcctaccctgcctatctt
The Columba livia isolate bColLiv1 breed racing homer chromosome Z, bColLiv1.pat.W.v2, whole genome shotgun sequence genome window above contains:
- the LOC102083742 gene encoding avidin produces the protein MYSSCLGAAEMVQVTPFLLVLSLAPVFSARECVLTGEWVNDLGSNMTIGPVNTEGKFDGSYLTAVKKAPGKIHISPLAGYQHATNIWRQPTFGFTVNWNFTDPPINSITVFTGQCFVDDGGKETLKTMWLLRSAADNIKDDWKATMVGTNTFTRRYLQEQGGIVGDSKARRSTCDAQCISCHPTCF